One Panicum virgatum strain AP13 chromosome 3N, P.virgatum_v5, whole genome shotgun sequence DNA segment encodes these proteins:
- the LOC120665020 gene encoding uncharacterized protein LOC120665020, which produces MGLFSWWRGGGRRGGGGPPEQPGQQAAAASGAGGSEAAASGAQGAVEVRRQRQAADATVFEFGSAAESGAAVTLAGYCPVSDDLEPCRWELVPAAGEGAPQFRIVF; this is translated from the coding sequence ATGGGGCTCTTCTCGTGgtggaggggaggagggcgacgcggcggcggtggcccgccggagcagccgggccaGCAGGCCGCTGCGGCCTCCGGGGCcgggggctcggaggcggcggcttccGGGGCGCAGGGGGCGGTGGAggtccggcggcagcggcaggcggCGGACGCGACGGTCTTCGAGTTCGGGTCCGCGGCGGAGTCAGGCGCCGCCGTCACGCTCGCGGGGTATTGCCCCGTCTCCGACGACCTCGAGCCGTGCCGCTGGGAGCTggtgccggcggccggggagggcgcGCCGCAATTCCGGATCGTGTTCTGA
- the LOC120665019 gene encoding 22.3 kDa class VI heat shock protein-like — protein MPGRRAIEVRLQPGDAAAAPRWRMSLLENTFAGFLQGAGADAAARAVFAEGSLFSPFLFGKFFDPADAFPLWDFEPEVLLAALRRAAARTTVDWAETDAEYYLRADIPGGRKCDVEVSGDAMKVIDISGLWRAPPADGRDWRAGRWWEHGFVRRVELPEDAEWRKVEAYFDDGEGALEIKVPKAGDAHQATA, from the exons ATGCCGGGGCGGCGGGCGATCGAGGTCCGGCTGCAGCCCGGCgatgccgccgcggcgcccaggTGGCGCATGTCGCTGCTGGAGAACACGTTCGCGGGGTTCCTgcagggcgccggcgccgacgccgcggcgAGGGCCGTCTTCGCGGAGGGCTCCCTGTTCAGCCCCTTCCTGTTCGGCAAGTTCTTCGaccccgccgacgccttcccgctGTGGGACTTCGAGCCCGAGGTGCTGCTCGCCGCgctccggcgcgccgccgccaggaccACCGTCGACTGGGCCGAGACCGACGCCGAGTACTACCTCAGGGCTGACATACCAG GTGGCAGGAAATGCGACGTGGAGGTGAGCGGGGACGCGATGAAGGTGATCGACATCAGCGGGCTGtggcgggcgccgccggcggacgGCCGGGACTGGCGCGCCGGCCGGTGGTGGGAGCACGGCTTCGTCCGGCGCGTGGAGCTGCCGGAGGACGCGGAGTGGAGGAAAGTGGAGGCCTACTtcgacgacggcgagggggcCCTGGAGATAAAGGTTCCCAAGGCCGGGGATGCCCACCAGGCCACCGCCTGA
- the LOC120665018 gene encoding scarecrow-like protein 32, protein MEQELRTAGGSGGGLRAHSSVCFSGALIDGPRIQQLLLHCAAALESNDVTLAQQAMWVLNNIASSQGDPNQRLTSWLLRALVARACRLCGPAGAAQAAPAPPERAMSVTELAEYVDLTPWHRFGFTASNGAILRAVAGSAAVHVVDLGVTRCMQWPTLIDMLSKRPGGPPALRITVPSARPAVPPLLGVPDEELGVRLANFARSKGVQLEFNVVGKGTGTSTSTSPTPTSSPKKQAAPLCQDLLASVLSDPPSLALRDGEALVVNCQSWIRHVAPGSRRDAFLDTVRALNPCLVTVTDEDADLDSPSLASRIEGCFNFHWILFDALDTSAPRDSPRWMEHEAAVGRKIESVVGADDADGAERSESGARLAERMRRNGFAGVAFDEEAAGEVRRLLSEHATGWGVKREEDMLVLTWKGHGAVYTGAWTPS, encoded by the coding sequence ATGGAGCAGGAGCTGAGgaccgccggcggcagcggcggcggcctcagggCGCACAGCTCCGTGTGCTTCTCCGGCGCGCTCATCGACGGCCCGCGCATCCAGCAACTGCTCctccactgcgccgccgcgctggagTCCAACGACGTCACGCTGGCGCAGCAGGCCATGTGGGTGCTCAACAACATCGCGTCGTCCCAGGGCGACCCCAACCAGCGCCTCACGTCGTGGCTGCTCCGCGCGCTGGTCGCGCGAGCGTGCCGCCTGTGCGGCCCGGCCGGGGCTGCCCaggcggcgcccgcgccgccggagcgggccatgTCGGTGACGGAGCTCGCCGAGTACGTCGACCTCACGCCGTGGCACCGGTTCGGCTTCACGGCCTCCAACGGCGCCATCCTCCGTGCCGTGGCAGgcagcgccgccgtgcacgTCGTCGACCTCGGCGTCACGCGCTGCATGCAGTGGCCGACGCTCATCGACATGCTGTCCAAGCGGCCCGGGGGCCCGCCGGCGCTCCGCATCACCGTGCCGTCCGCCCGGCCCGCCGTGCCGCCTCTGCTCGGCGTGCCGGACGAGGAGCTCGGCGTCCGGCTGGCCAACTTCGCCAGGTCCAAAGGCGTGCAGCTAGAGTTCAACGTCGTCGGAAAGGGCACGGGCACGAGCACGAGCACGAGCCCGACCCCGACGTCGTCTCCAAAGAAGCAGGCGGCGCCGCTCTGCCAGGACCTGCTGGCGTCCGTGCTGTCGGACCCGCCGTCGCTGGCGCTCCGGGACGGCGAGGCGCTCGTCGTCAACTGCCAGAGCTGGATCCGCCACGTCGCGCCGGGCTCGAGGCGGGACGCGTTCCTCGACACGGTACGCGCGCTGAACCCGTGCCTGGTCACGGTGACGGACGAGGACGCCGACCTGGACTCGCCGAGCCTCGCGTCCCGCATCGAGGGGTGCTTCAACTTCCACTGGATCCTGTTCGACGCCCTGGACACGTCCGCGCCCAGGGACAGCCCGCGGTGGATGGAGCACGAGGCGGCCGTGGGCCGGAAGATCGAGAGCGTCGTGGGCGCCGACGACGCGGACGGCGCGGAGCGGTCCGAGTCCGGCGCGAGGCTCGCCGAGCGGATGCGGCGGAACGGCTTCGCCGGCGTGGCGTtcgacgaggaggcggcgggcgaggtGAGGCGCCTGCTGAGCGAGCACGCGACTGGCTGGGGCGTGAAGCGGGAGGAGGACATGCTCGTGCTCACCTGGAAAGGCCATGGCGCCGTGTACACGGGCGCCTGGACGCCCAGCTAG
- the LOC120665021 gene encoding uncharacterized protein LOC120665021, translated as MALNNLLNLPPSEVALKPPLPPRPSLSAPPRGTHLRRSLTFRSEPPRPTLRVHSSASSPPSDAAPSPPSSREDAVAQARSCLAAALRKPLGNSVPPKKLKRQRQPRLRAEIPVVDDSPASLARLALDVFSGSAGVSRKGAPARLLLVWPSAEALAVALREFENSGDSTTAHAQLGSEAPGALSVCDAAVFLAPVPAQVELVKASAAAVDPKPVVLFNPAWSFDEEEGEAFGAGARGFLGSFDVVYSFTGLEVRGLLSKKRGVLLRCVDGGRFGGESWVLMVENDGGAPVGQEFRVVSRLKKRPTIGEVETMLYNLMAANSPVTKSARFLREMVSNVTGGKAKQ; from the coding sequence ATGGCCCTGAACAACCTCCTGAACCTTCCTCCCTCCGAGGTCGCGCTCAAGCCCCCTCTCCCGCCGCGCCCGTCGCTCTCCGCGCCACCGCGAGGGACCCATCTCCGTCGCTCCCTCACCTTCCGCAGCgagccgccgcggccgacgctGCGCGTCcactcgtcggcgtcgtccccGCCGTCGgacgccgcgccctcgccgccgtcgtcgaggGAGGACGCCGTCGCGCAGGCGCGGTCCTGCCTCGCCGCGGCGCTGCGGAAGCCGCTCGGCAACTCGGTCCCGCCCAAGAAGCTCAAGAGGCAGCGGCAGCCCCGGCTCCGCGCCGAGATCCCCGTCGTCGACGACTCGCCGGCCTCCCTCGCGCGCCTCGCGCTCGACGTGTTCTCGGGCAGCGCGGGCGTGTCGAGGaagggcgcgccggcgaggctgcTGCTCGTCTGGCCTTCGGCCGAGGCGCTGGCGGTGGCGCTGAGGGAGTTCGAGAACTCGGGGGACTCGACGACGGCGCACGCGCAGCTGGGCTCGGAGGCGCCGGGCGCGCTGAGCGTCTGCGACGCCGCGGTGTTCCTGGCCCCGGTGCCAGCGCAGGTGGAGCTGGTgaaggcctccgccgccgcagtggACCCCAAGCCGGTGGTCCTGTTCAACCCGGCGTGGAGCTtcgacgaggaggagggggaagcgTTCGGCGCCGGGGCGAGGGGCTTCCTGGGGTCCTTCGACGTGGTGTACTCCTTCACGGGGCTGGAGGTCCGGGGCCTGCTGAGCAAGAAGAGGGGCGTGCTGCTCCGGTGCGTCGACGGCGGGCGGTTCGGCGGCGAGAGCTGGGTGCTCATGGTGGAgaacgacggcggcgcgccggtgGGGCAGGAGTTCAGGGTCGTGTCGCGGCTGAAGAAGCGACCGACGATCGGCGAGGTGGAGACGATGCTGTACAACCTCATGGCCGCCAACTCGCCGGTGACCAAGTCGGCCAGGTTCCTTAGGGAGATGGTGTCCAATGTGACCGGAGGGAAGGCCAAGCAGTGA